Genomic segment of Bacteroides intestinalis DSM 17393:
ACATGATAACGGTGAATTCGGACATTCAAATGATCTCCACTCCCCGCAAAGAATATTCCGAAGGACCCATTTTCTTTAAAAGACAAGGAATATACTATTATTTATACACCATTGGAGGAGACGAAAAGTATCAGTACGCCTATGTGATGAGCAAGGTTTCTCCAATGGGGCCGTTTGAATTTCCCAAGCAGGATATCATTTCCACGACTGATTATAAGAAGGGCGTCTTCGGTCCGGGACATGGTTGTGTATTCAGTCCGGAAGGAACGGATGATTATTATTTCGCTTATCTGGAGTTTGGACGGCGTAGTACAAACCGGCAAACTTATGTAAACCGATTGGAGTTTAATGAAGACGGCACCATCCGGCCTGTCGAACTTACTCTGGATGGAGTGGGTGCCTTGCGGAAGGTAAAGCGGGAGAAGAAAATAAAGGTAGACACCATTTATGCGTCCAGTATAGCAGAGCCTTTACACATCAAACCGATGAAGGATACTTTGTGCCGCCGAACAGAATATTTCGTTCCCGCTTTTGCAGCAGACGGGGCCAATGGCTCGCGGTGGATGGCGGCTGACAGGGATAATGAAAGCTGGATTGTTGCAGATTTGGGAACAACCAGAAAGGTGCGCCGCAGTGAAGTCTACTTTGTGCGTCCCACAGCCGGACATGCCTATCTGCTTGAAGGTTCGAACGATGGAAAGGTATGGGAAGCTTGTGGAGGACATGAAGATATAAGAATACAGTCGCCGCATACGGATGCACCAGGCAAGAAATACCGGTATCTCAGGATAAAGATATCAGAGGGCGTAAAAGGAATTTGGGAATGGAATATTTACTAATAAGAAGTTATTATGAAACACCTATTAGCACTCATCTTTTGCGTATATTTTAGCGGCTGCCTGATGGGGCAGCAACAAGCCGAATGGGGGAACTGGAAAAACTGGGGCGACCAGGAAGACGGTACCTACCTGAACCCCATCATTCCGTCAGATTATAGCGATATTGATTGTATCCGGGTGGGTGAAGACTATTACGCGATATCCTCCACCTTCCAGTTCTCTCCGGGAATGACGCTGCTACACTCCAAAGACCTGGTGAACTGGGAAATATGCAGCAATATTATAGATGATCTGATCCAAATAAGTGAATCCCTGAACTGGACCCGCATGGACCGCTATGGCCGTGGCGTGTGGGCCGGAACCCTCCGCCATCATAACGGGCGTTTCTATTTATTCTTCGGTACACCCGACGAAGGGTACTTCATGACCTCTGCCGCTCACCCCGAAGGTCCGTGGGAACCACTGACACCACTTCTTGCCGAAGCAGGTTGGGACGATTGTACTGCAATGTGGGATGACAACGGAAAAGCCTACTTTGTTGGCACCCATTTTGCCGACGGATATAAGACCTATCTCTTTAAGATGGCTGAAGATGGGAAAAGCATTGACCGGAAATCTGCGGTACTCATCAATTCGGGCAGTGGCAGGGAAGCCAGTAAATTGATTAAGGTGAACGGCTGGTATTATCTGATTTTCAGTGAGCATAAGCCGGGAGTGGGCCGTTACGTCATGGCAAAGCGTTCCAGGAAGTTAACAGGACCCTATAAAGAAGAAAAACAGTTGGCATTACCCAGTTGTGAAGCTATGGAACCGAATCAAGGAGGTATTATCCTGGGAAAGGACAATAACTGGTATTTTCTTACCCATCATGGAACAGGGGACTGGAGCGGGCGAATTGTCAGTCTGCTACCCGTTACGTGGGTAGATGGCTGGCCCATACCGGGTGAAGTGCTTCCCCAGAACATCGGTGCAATGAAATGGAGTGGAAAGATGCCTTTCAAATATATTGAGAAACTATCTATCAAGCGTAGTGATGATTTCGACGATGAACGGCTTGCCCCGCAGTGGCAGTGGAACTATCAGCCGAGGAAGGAATACTTTTCACTCACCGAACGTCCGGGCTGGTTACGCCTGAAAGCTTACCGACCCTTAGAGGCCGATAAACTTCTGAAAGCCGGCAATACACTTACGCAGAGGACTTTCAGAAAGCAGGATAATGAGGTCGTGATAAAGATGGATATTTCCAATATGAAAGACGGACAAAAGAACGGGCTTTGCCACTTCTCTTCACAACATTCGGCCATTGGCATAGTA
This window contains:
- a CDS encoding family 43 glycosylhydrolase, which produces MKKSLFTSLMLGILISEPLTAQTGADNPFGNALIPDMIADASIQEINGTFYCYATTDGYGRGLETSGPPVVWKSKDFVHWSFDGTYFPSAAKEKYWAPSKAVAANGKYYIYPTINGYMYPAVADSPDGPFRLARGKDEFHKPFTTSTLLQTEDPGGIDAEVFIDDDGQAYVFWGRRHVAKLNKDMITVNSDIQMISTPRKEYSEGPIFFKRQGIYYYLYTIGGDEKYQYAYVMSKVSPMGPFEFPKQDIISTTDYKKGVFGPGHGCVFSPEGTDDYYFAYLEFGRRSTNRQTYVNRLEFNEDGTIRPVELTLDGVGALRKVKREKKIKVDTIYASSIAEPLHIKPMKDTLCRRTEYFVPAFAADGANGSRWMAADRDNESWIVADLGTTRKVRRSEVYFVRPTAGHAYLLEGSNDGKVWEACGGHEDIRIQSPHTDAPGKKYRYLRIKISEGVKGIWEWNIY
- a CDS encoding glycoside hydrolase family 43 protein, producing MKHLLALIFCVYFSGCLMGQQQAEWGNWKNWGDQEDGTYLNPIIPSDYSDIDCIRVGEDYYAISSTFQFSPGMTLLHSKDLVNWEICSNIIDDLIQISESLNWTRMDRYGRGVWAGTLRHHNGRFYLFFGTPDEGYFMTSAAHPEGPWEPLTPLLAEAGWDDCTAMWDDNGKAYFVGTHFADGYKTYLFKMAEDGKSIDRKSAVLINSGSGREASKLIKVNGWYYLIFSEHKPGVGRYVMAKRSRKLTGPYKEEKQLALPSCEAMEPNQGGIILGKDNNWYFLTHHGTGDWSGRIVSLLPVTWVDGWPIPGEVLPQNIGAMKWSGKMPFKYIEKLSIKRSDDFDDERLAPQWQWNYQPRKEYFSLTERPGWLRLKAYRPLEADKLLKAGNTLTQRTFRKQDNEVVIKMDISNMKDGQKNGLCHFSSQHSAIGIVKEEGTCYLEYRKNDNITRGIPIRSQYVWLRTQWGLDGKSHYYYSLDGDNFLPFGEPYQLVWGNYRGDRVGIYCFNDKGEAGFVDVDYFHYRL